In one Bos mutus isolate GX-2022 chromosome 19, NWIPB_WYAK_1.1, whole genome shotgun sequence genomic region, the following are encoded:
- the FZD2 gene encoding frizzled-2, with protein sequence MRPRSALPRLLLPLLLLPAAGPAQFHGEKGISIPDHGFCQPISIPLCTDIAYNQTIMPNLLGHTNQEDAGLEVHQFYPLVKVQCSPELRFFLCSMYAPVCTVLEQAIPPCRSICERARQGCEALMNKFGFQWPERLRCEHFPRHGAEQICVGQNHSEDGAPALLTTAPPPGLQPGAGGTPGGPGGGGSPPRYATLEHPFHCPRVLKVPSYLSYKFLGERDCAAPCEPARPDGSMFFSQEETRFARLWILTWSVLCCASTFFTVTTYLVDMQRFRYPERPIIFLSGCYTMVSVAYIAGFVLQERVVCNERFSEDGYRTVVQGTKKEGCTILFMMLYFFSMASSIWWVILSLTWFLAAGMKWGHEAIEANSQYFHLAAWAVPAVKTITILAMGQIDGDLLSGVCFVGLNSLDPLRGFVLAPLFVYLFIGTSFLLAGFVSLFRIRTIMKHDGTKTEKLERLMVRIGVFSVLYTVPATIVIACYFYEQAFREHWERSWVSQHCKSLAIPCPAHYTPRMSPDFTVYMIKYLMTLIVGITSGFWIWSGKTLHSWRKFYTRLTNSRHGETTV encoded by the coding sequence ATGCGGCCCCGCAGCGCCCTGCCCCGCctgttgctgccgctgctgctactgCCCGCCGCCGGGCCGGCCCAATTCCACGGAGAGAAGGGCATATCCATCCCGGACCACGGCTTCTGCCAGCCCATCTCCATCCCGTTGTGCACGGACATCGCCTACAACCAGACCATCATGCCCAACCTTCTGGGCCACACGAACCAAGAGGACGCCGGACTGGAGGTGCACCAGTTCTACCCGTTGGTAAAGGTGCAGTGCTCGCCCGAACTGCGCTTCTTCCTGTGCTCGATGTACGCACCCGTGTGCACCGTGCTGGAGCAGGCCATCCCGCCGTGCCGCTCCATCTGCGAGCGCGCGCGCCAGGGCTGCGAGGCGCTCATGAACAAGTTCGGTTTCCAGTGGCCGGAGCGCCTGCGCTGCGAGCACTTCCCTCGCCACGGCGCGGAGCAGATCTGCGTGGGCCAGAACCACTCGGAGGACGGCGCGCCAGCGCTTCTTACCACCGCGCCGCCGCCCGGCCTGCAGCCGGGTGCGGGGGGCACCCCGGGCGGCCCGGGTGGCGGCGGCTCGCCCCCGCGCTATGCCACGCTGGAGCACCCGTTCCACTGTCCGCGCGTCCTCAAGGTGCCGTCCTATCTCAGCTACAAGTTCCTGGGCGAGCGCGACTGCGCGGCTCCCTGCGAGCCGGCGCGGCCGGATGGCTCCATGTTCTTCTCACAGGAGGAGACGCGCTTTGCGCGCCTCTGGATCCTCACCTGGTCCGTGCTGTGTTGCGCCTCCACCTTCTTCACCGTCACCACGTACCTGGTGGACATGCAGCGCTTCCGCTACCCCGAGCGGCCCATCATCTTTCTGTCCGGCTGCTACACTATGGTGTCGGTGGCCTACATCGCGGGCTTCGTGCTCCAGGAGCGCGTGGTGTGTAACGAGCGCTTCTCCGAGGACGGCTACCGCACGGTGGTGCAGGGCACCAAGAAGGAGGGCTGCACCATCCTCTTCATGATGCTCTACTTCTTCAGCATGGCCAGTTCCATCTGGTGGGTCATCTTGTCGCTCACCTGGTTCCTGGCGGCCGGCATGAAGTGGGGCCACGAGGCCATCGAGGCCAACTCGCAGTACTTTCACCTGGCCGCGTGGGCCGTGCCCGCCGTCAAGACTATCACGATCCTGGCTATGGGCCAGATCGACGGCGACCTGCTGAGCGGCGTGTGCTTCGTGGGCCTCAATAGCCTGGACCCGTTGCGGGGCTTCGTGCTGGCGCCGCTCTTCGTGTACCTGTTCATAGGCACGTCCTTCCTCCTGGCCGGCTTCGTGTCCCTCTTCCGCATCCGTACTATCATGAAACACGACGGTACTAAGACGGAGAAGCTGGAGCGGCTGATGGTGCGCATCGGCGTCTTCTCGGTGCTCTACACGGTGCCCGCCACCATCGTCATCGCCTGCTACTTCTACGAGCAGGCCTTCCGAGAGCACTGGGAGCGCTCGTGGGTGAGCCAGCACTGCAAGAGCCTGGCCATCCCGTGCCCGGCGCACTACACGCCGCGCATGTCTCCCGACTTCACCGTCTACATGATCAAATACCTCATGACGCTCATCGTGGGCATCACGTCGGGCTTCTGGATCTGGTCCGGCAAGACGCTGCACTCGTGGAGGAAGTTCTACACCCGTCTCACCAACAGCCGGCACGGCGAGACCACCGTGTGA